In Aegilops tauschii subsp. strangulata cultivar AL8/78 chromosome 3, Aet v6.0, whole genome shotgun sequence, one genomic interval encodes:
- the LOC109777658 gene encoding uncharacterized protein, giving the protein MWVKPNGLFTDNKLQRRVFLQQEFFDCHQDEQSIDDYCRRLKTLADELRDIGTKVDDDLLLSTLIAGLNEDFGNAASNLTMMPEPSFPKFVAYLRLEERRMKGVKKRVQHHALAAGTSRGAPPPAAPPAPRQQPPALAPPGYFPLPPAPPSPPAAP; this is encoded by the coding sequence ATGTGGGTTAAGCCGAACGGCCTCTTCACTGACAACAAGCTTCAGCGCCGCGTTTTTTTGCAGCAGGAATTTTTTGACTGTCACCAGGATGAACAGTCCATTGATGACTACTGCCGCCGCCTGAAGACGTTGGCGGATGAGCTCCGCGACATTGGCACCAAGGTTGATGACGACCTCCTCCTCAGCACACTCATCGCCGGACTCAACGAGGACTTCGGCAACGCCGCCTCTAACCTCACCATGATGCCGGAGCCCTCCTTCCCCAAGTTCGTGGCGTACTTGCGGTTGGAGGAGCGCCGGATGAAGGGGGTCAAGAAGCGTGTGCAGCATcacgccctcgccgccggcaccTCCCGTGGCGCCCCACCACCGGCCGCCCCACCCGCGCCGCGCCAGCAGCCGCCGGCCCTCGCGCCTCCGGGGTACTTCCCCctgccgcccgcgcctccctccCCTCCCGCTGCCCCCTAG